One region of Leptospira levettii genomic DNA includes:
- a CDS encoding serine/threonine protein kinase, translating to MNLHHSFYQLTPDTILNAIESLGYETTGRYFVLNSVENRVYDIETAKAGRIVVKFYRPGKWNQKQILEEHAFLQELAAEEIPVLAPIAIDGKTLFEWEGIYFAIWPLRNGRIVEEIQSNDLERVGALLGRIHSVGKRSQIKSRPSLDIPSYGLTALQYILDQKFITNQTLAERYETNARSAFAVFESLTKEYHIPSQRIHGDCHKGNLLISPDGFSILDFDDFLHGPIVQDFWMLLPFGEADRKHEFFDFFAGYCMFADFDENWLKLIEPLRIIRFIHYAAWIGKRWEDPSFPSLFPHFGTEEYWLKETLDLENANRDLDDANPSPSTPKENAEPEMTNKDFFWDWDN from the coding sequence TTGAACCTCCATCATTCTTTTTACCAATTAACCCCCGATACGATTTTAAATGCGATCGAATCCCTTGGGTATGAAACAACCGGAAGGTATTTTGTATTAAATAGTGTTGAGAATCGTGTTTACGATATCGAAACGGCAAAAGCTGGAAGGATTGTTGTTAAATTCTATCGACCAGGGAAATGGAACCAAAAACAAATCCTAGAAGAACATGCTTTTTTACAAGAGTTAGCGGCAGAAGAAATCCCTGTTCTTGCACCGATCGCAATTGATGGAAAAACACTCTTCGAATGGGAAGGAATTTACTTTGCCATTTGGCCTTTACGCAATGGAAGGATTGTAGAAGAAATCCAATCAAACGATTTGGAACGAGTGGGAGCACTCCTCGGAAGGATCCATTCTGTTGGGAAACGAAGTCAAATCAAAAGTAGACCATCACTTGATATACCAAGTTATGGACTCACTGCGCTGCAATATATCTTGGATCAAAAATTCATCACGAATCAAACTTTGGCGGAACGGTACGAAACAAATGCACGCAGTGCCTTTGCAGTTTTTGAATCACTGACAAAAGAATACCATATCCCTTCCCAAAGGATTCATGGCGATTGTCACAAAGGGAATTTATTAATCTCTCCCGATGGATTTAGCATTTTAGATTTTGATGATTTTTTACATGGACCCATTGTTCAAGATTTTTGGATGTTACTTCCGTTTGGGGAAGCAGATCGTAAACATGAGTTCTTTGATTTTTTTGCTGGTTACTGTATGTTTGCAGACTTTGATGAAAACTGGCTCAAATTAATTGAACCATTACGAATCATTCGATTCATCCATTATGCAGCATGGATTGGAAAACGTTGGGAAGATCCATCGTTTCCCTCTCTTTTCCCTCATTTCGGAACAGAAGAATATTGGTTAAAAGAAACGTTAGATTTAGAAAATGCAAACCGTGATTTGGATGATGCCAATCCTTCTCCCTCTACTCCGAAAGAAAACGCAGAACCAGAGATGACGAATAAAGATTTTTTTTGGGATTGGGATAACTAA
- a CDS encoding TrmH family RNA methyltransferase encodes MQKILTPHDERLTDYSLLKSKESLSDTFVADHEKTAVRLLLSDFEVQSVFCTEKYWQKHKDLITSKLQNEEMCFVADKSIFEETIGFHVHQGFMAVGKQKWAKEEDLTSPILILNAIVDSENIGSILRCAAAFGIQSVLLDTKSASPYLRRSVRVSMGAIFQLKVAKSANLPESIHRMKKRSAKVIALALPKENSDHIPKSKTIQEMGKQENLVLIIGNEANGIEETVLDSSDAIGYIPMKNQIDSLNVSHALAVALSHLL; translated from the coding sequence ATGCAAAAAATCCTAACCCCACATGACGAAAGACTCACCGATTATTCGCTTCTGAAATCGAAGGAATCACTGTCTGATACTTTCGTTGCGGATCATGAAAAAACAGCCGTTAGATTGCTTTTATCAGATTTTGAAGTCCAATCGGTTTTTTGCACAGAGAAATATTGGCAAAAACACAAAGACCTCATCACATCCAAATTACAAAATGAAGAGATGTGTTTTGTTGCCGATAAATCCATCTTTGAAGAAACCATTGGTTTCCATGTGCACCAAGGGTTTATGGCAGTTGGGAAACAAAAATGGGCAAAAGAAGAAGACCTAACGTCTCCCATCCTTATCCTCAATGCAATCGTTGATAGTGAAAATATAGGCTCAATCCTTCGTTGTGCAGCAGCCTTTGGCATCCAATCGGTGTTACTCGATACCAAGTCAGCCTCACCCTACCTCAGACGTTCTGTCAGAGTCTCCATGGGTGCAATCTTCCAATTGAAGGTAGCAAAATCAGCCAACCTACCCGAATCGATTCACCGAATGAAGAAGAGGTCTGCGAAAGTGATCGCACTCGCCCTTCCCAAGGAAAATTCAGATCACATTCCAAAATCAAAAACCATCCAAGAGATGGGAAAACAAGAGAACTTAGTTCTCATCATTGGGAATGAAGCTAACGGGATTGAGGAAACTGTGTTGGATTCATCAGATGCGATTGGTTACATCCCAATGAAAAACCAAATCGATTCACTGAATGTATCCCATGCCTTGGCTGTGGCTCTTTCACACCTTCTTTAA
- a CDS encoding type II toxin-antitoxin system VapC family toxin, whose amino-acid sequence MKHVALIDSGPIIALFNSKDKFHKQTLKFLKSYHGELVSSWPVITEVIYLLSFSVEAQSDFLEWIERGSIKIFDLNIEDLKYIKNRMRKYSDLPMDLADASLMCISEKMGIERIVSIDLDFSIYKNLKGKFLQNLFKV is encoded by the coding sequence ATGAAACACGTAGCTCTCATTGATTCCGGTCCTATCATTGCGTTATTCAATTCGAAAGATAAGTTCCACAAACAGACTCTAAAATTTCTTAAATCTTATCATGGTGAATTAGTTTCTTCGTGGCCAGTGATTACCGAAGTTATATATCTGCTTTCTTTCTCAGTTGAAGCACAATCAGACTTTCTTGAATGGATTGAAAGAGGAAGTATCAAAATATTTGATTTAAATATCGAGGATCTTAAATATATTAAAAATCGAATGAGAAAGTATTCAGATCTACCTATGGATTTAGCTGATGCTTCCTTAATGTGTATTTCGGAAAAAATGGGAATCGAACGAATCGTTAGTATTGATTTAGACTTTTCGATTTACAAAAACTTAAAAGGGAAATTTTTACAAAACCTTTTTAAAGTTTAA
- a CDS encoding ribbon-helix-helix protein, CopG family — protein sequence MISLRLPPELERKLDSFAKSEGKSRTEIVKESILHYIKSRGDNKTPYELGLDLFGKYDSANSDLAQNRKAYLQKAIGKKNETRSSH from the coding sequence ATGATCAGCCTACGCCTGCCCCCAGAACTAGAAAGAAAACTAGATTCATTTGCAAAATCTGAAGGGAAAAGTCGCACAGAAATAGTGAAGGAATCTATTCTGCACTATATCAAAAGTCGTGGGGATAACAAAACTCCCTATGAATTAGGTTTAGATTTGTTTGGAAAATATGATTCTGCGAATTCTGATTTAGCTCAGAATCGAAAAGCTTACCTACAGAAAGCAATCGGAAAGAAGAATGAAACACGTAGCTCTCATTGA
- a CDS encoding PIN domain-containing protein: MIYYIESSIILSIILGDHFNDKAVKIWNAPSEKVSSILTLIEATIVLRRFFKNNKKNLSAQWLSKHEKLLKELLSECSLMKIDESIQSIIELKKEIADCRSLDGIHVATAIFLKDVMHSSNFAFHSFDTRVNEVAAKFGLKPDVV; the protein is encoded by the coding sequence ATGATCTACTATATTGAATCTAGTATTATACTTTCTATCATTCTAGGGGATCATTTTAACGATAAGGCAGTAAAAATTTGGAATGCTCCTAGCGAAAAAGTGAGTTCTATCCTTACCCTAATAGAAGCGACTATTGTTTTAAGAAGATTCTTTAAAAATAACAAAAAGAACCTTTCTGCGCAATGGCTTTCGAAGCATGAAAAACTACTAAAAGAATTACTTTCTGAATGTTCCTTAATGAAAATTGACGAGAGTATTCAATCAATCATTGAATTAAAGAAGGAAATTGCAGATTGTAGGTCTTTAGATGGTATCCATGTTGCAACTGCAATTTTTTTAAAAGATGTTATGCATTCATCAAACTTTGCATTTCATAGTTTTGATACTAGAGTCAATGAAGTAGCGGCAAAATTCGGATTAAAACCAGACGTCGTATAA
- a CDS encoding type II toxin-antitoxin system Phd/YefM family antitoxin: MISVGIRELKSHLSQYIELVKNGENVLITEHNRVVAELKYPEKENSDNNVQKILNQLASEGKLIPAKRKSTQISKIQKQNLTHKKQGDWWALYQDSKEDKF, encoded by the coding sequence ATGATATCGGTCGGAATTCGCGAATTAAAATCTCATCTTAGCCAATATATCGAATTAGTTAAAAATGGTGAAAATGTGCTCATTACAGAGCACAACAGAGTTGTTGCAGAACTCAAATATCCCGAAAAAGAAAACTCCGACAATAATGTACAAAAAATTCTGAATCAACTTGCAAGCGAAGGAAAATTAATTCCTGCTAAACGAAAATCTACACAAATCAGTAAAATTCAAAAACAAAACCTAACTCATAAAAAACAAGGAGATTGGTGGGCCTTATACCAAGACTCAAAAGAAGATAAGTTTTAA
- a CDS encoding dihydrofolate reductase family protein: MISLKAYIATSLDGLIAKKDGSVDWLHSEKYHLENEDFGYEKFMKSIDCIVMGRITFETVLQFEPYPFENVPVIVVSNNPNYQIKSKHQITIFTRSLRELIAFLESNQYQNVYVDGGKLIQSFLKESLLDEITITQIPIVLGSGIPLFNGIEREIDLKHRKTQTFPNGFVQTEYVIVK; the protein is encoded by the coding sequence ATGATATCATTAAAAGCATATATTGCAACTAGCCTAGACGGATTGATTGCAAAAAAAGATGGATCCGTCGACTGGCTTCACTCGGAAAAATACCATCTGGAAAATGAAGACTTCGGATACGAAAAGTTTATGAAATCCATCGATTGTATCGTGATGGGTCGAATTACGTTTGAAACTGTTTTACAGTTCGAACCCTATCCATTCGAAAACGTACCTGTTATCGTGGTATCAAACAATCCAAACTACCAAATCAAATCGAAACATCAGATTACGATCTTCACACGCTCGTTACGAGAACTCATAGCTTTTCTCGAATCGAATCAGTACCAAAATGTCTATGTGGACGGTGGGAAACTCATCCAATCGTTTCTTAAAGAATCCCTATTGGATGAAATCACAATCACTCAAATTCCAATAGTACTTGGAAGTGGGATCCCACTCTTTAATGGTATTGAGAGAGAGATTGATCTGAAACATAGAAAAACACAAACCTTTCCGAATGGATTTGTCCAAACTGAATATGTGATAGTGAAATAA
- a CDS encoding TetR/AcrR family transcriptional regulator translates to MKEKITNQALRLLKKEGLKSFSMRKLAEKLAIDPMTIYYYFKNKDQLLAELVDVVFRKFYEGLQLEETKAKEKEKLESVLIEYRSFFIQYIDLSLYLIQSPNEEYPAVRLLNDMILDLIQASSPYEDPELTRDILVDFIHGNALSVSNKPRKRLNGRTKEKQTEQFRESLTILFHRLFYNTRLT, encoded by the coding sequence ATGAAAGAAAAAATCACAAATCAGGCCTTACGTTTGCTAAAAAAAGAAGGATTAAAGTCCTTCAGTATGCGAAAACTCGCTGAAAAATTAGCAATCGATCCGATGACGATATACTATTACTTCAAAAATAAAGACCAACTTTTGGCCGAGCTTGTGGATGTAGTCTTTCGCAAATTTTATGAGGGATTACAATTGGAGGAAACAAAAGCGAAAGAGAAAGAAAAATTGGAATCAGTGCTTATAGAGTATAGATCCTTTTTTATCCAATACATTGATTTGTCTTTATACCTGATCCAAAGTCCAAACGAGGAATACCCGGCAGTGAGACTGTTAAATGATATGATCTTGGATTTGATCCAAGCCTCAAGTCCCTACGAGGATCCAGAACTCACCAGGGACATTTTGGTTGATTTCATTCATGGGAACGCACTCTCTGTTTCCAACAAGCCACGTAAACGATTGAATGGTAGAACAAAAGAGAAGCAAACAGAGCAATTTAGAGAATCACTTACAATCCTCTTCCATCGTTTGTTTTATAACACTCGTTTGACTTAA
- a CDS encoding PAS domain-containing sensor histidine kinase, translated as MNLDPRTVVFINIVGCLLMSAGLWFASGYYFKKLRMVKAWSLATLLQGFGWIVMGALRGQVPDWVSISFGNTFIFLSIVSYHVIIVNLFGKKANWKVGIFFAAVLFGTLVLYQFSTFPPQYRISILSFFPSVYFFLTAKTIYVENKRQRLTGNFIFYFFLFSGLFLFGRVLVYTFTEVSVTQIAFGKGPIQDITYLFFYIISVLITFGFLLMCIDIFIKGQIQDEEKYKSLAENSTDIIWVWNFDLEKFTYVSPSITQVTGYSIQEASDQHLSNAYTQDSYLQLKELLIPRMNDFRTSSMKIPYAYELELVRKDGSTIWIEANTVFQKNQNSEIELLGVSRDIDGRKKSEEEMNRYFKELQLLNQTKDKFFSIISHDLKGPIGGMNTFIGMILEDMETRSPKRIRNDLNILYQSSGEVYALLENLLTWARSQTNEISFLPENVSVKTSVDTVISYFTFMTSNKGIRVQNLVGNDIYVFADENMLETILRNLVSNAIKYSHVGGEVKITAELKDGNVSIQVEDFGTGISDEIRSTFFQIDAKQKSMPGTLGERGTTLGLILCKEFIEKNHGKIFVESEVGKGSKFYFTLPKGN; from the coding sequence ATGAATTTAGATCCAAGAACCGTTGTTTTTATCAATATTGTCGGATGTCTTTTGATGTCGGCTGGCCTATGGTTTGCTTCGGGTTATTATTTTAAAAAACTCAGGATGGTGAAGGCTTGGTCCCTTGCGACTTTGTTGCAAGGTTTTGGCTGGATTGTCATGGGCGCTCTTCGGGGCCAAGTCCCTGATTGGGTATCCATTAGTTTTGGTAACACCTTCATATTCTTATCGATTGTGTCTTATCATGTTATCATTGTGAATTTATTTGGGAAAAAAGCAAATTGGAAAGTAGGAATCTTCTTTGCGGCAGTACTGTTTGGAACACTTGTACTCTATCAGTTTTCAACATTCCCACCACAATACCGGATCTCGATTCTTTCTTTCTTTCCGAGCGTTTATTTTTTTCTCACAGCAAAAACGATCTATGTTGAGAACAAAAGACAACGACTAACAGGGAATTTTATATTTTATTTTTTCCTCTTTAGCGGTTTATTTCTTTTTGGCCGAGTTCTTGTTTATACATTTACGGAAGTTTCAGTCACTCAAATTGCATTTGGGAAAGGGCCAATCCAAGACATTACCTATTTATTTTTTTATATTATCTCTGTCCTGATTACATTTGGTTTTTTATTAATGTGCATTGATATCTTTATCAAAGGACAAATCCAAGATGAAGAGAAATACAAATCGCTCGCCGAAAATTCGACTGATATCATTTGGGTATGGAATTTTGATTTAGAAAAGTTTACGTATGTGAGTCCTTCCATTACGCAAGTGACAGGGTATTCCATCCAGGAAGCATCAGATCAACACCTATCGAATGCATATACACAAGATTCTTATTTGCAATTGAAGGAATTGTTAATCCCACGGATGAATGATTTTCGTACTTCCAGTATGAAAATCCCTTATGCCTACGAACTTGAGTTAGTGCGAAAGGATGGATCTACGATTTGGATTGAAGCCAATACAGTCTTTCAAAAGAACCAAAATTCAGAAATAGAATTACTCGGTGTCTCTCGTGATATTGATGGCAGGAAAAAATCAGAAGAGGAGATGAATCGTTATTTTAAGGAACTACAATTATTAAACCAAACAAAAGATAAATTTTTCTCCATCATATCTCATGATCTAAAGGGTCCTATCGGTGGGATGAATACATTCATTGGCATGATATTGGAAGATATGGAAACCAGGTCTCCGAAACGAATACGAAATGATCTGAATATTTTATACCAATCCTCAGGTGAAGTGTATGCCTTACTTGAAAATTTATTAACTTGGGCTAGGTCTCAAACCAATGAGATATCATTTTTACCAGAGAATGTATCCGTGAAAACGTCGGTGGATACTGTTATCTCTTACTTTACGTTTATGACATCAAATAAAGGGATTCGGGTTCAGAATTTAGTTGGGAATGATATTTATGTTTTTGCTGATGAGAATATGTTAGAAACGATATTAAGAAATTTAGTTTCTAATGCGATTAAGTATTCTCATGTTGGTGGGGAAGTAAAGATCACTGCAGAACTAAAGGATGGAAATGTATCCATTCAAGTAGAAGATTTTGGGACAGGAATATCAGATGAAATTCGAAGTACGTTTTTTCAAATTGATGCCAAACAAAAAAGTATGCCAGGAACCTTAGGCGAAAGAGGCACAACTCTTGGTTTGATCCTTTGTAAGGAATTTATCGAAAAAAACCATGGGAAAATTTTTGTGGAGAGTGAAGTAGGGAAGGGATCTAAATTTTACTTCACTCTTCCCAAAGGCAATTAA
- a CDS encoding efflux RND transporter periplasmic adaptor subunit — MDFVEILKSKNAKIGIGVLLLVGFSFLILRKNPKPVEISKVSKGTYQQILSVQGKSKIKELYTVYSPVNGVMRRVELHAGDQVRKGMTLLTVDWDIVKTVKANTNGQILKVYRESAGPVAMEERILEYGDLSKLEIIAYILTEDMPELTLGDPVNLSGFGEQILKGKIANIEPAAITKVSSLGVEEQRVPISIAFDPPSGMGDGYELECKIILFEKPNSILIPSSALFRQDDKWAVYTVEKKKAKLRFVNVENQSEGISLINDGLKEGESIILYPGDGISDGTKVVAE, encoded by the coding sequence ATGGATTTCGTAGAAATATTAAAATCTAAGAATGCAAAGATTGGGATTGGAGTATTATTGCTTGTTGGTTTCTCCTTCTTAATTTTACGCAAGAATCCCAAACCAGTTGAGATCTCAAAAGTATCCAAAGGAACGTACCAACAAATCCTTTCCGTCCAAGGGAAATCAAAGATCAAAGAATTATATACTGTGTATTCGCCTGTGAATGGGGTGATGCGAAGGGTAGAACTCCATGCGGGTGACCAAGTGAGGAAAGGTATGACCCTACTCACTGTCGATTGGGACATTGTCAAAACTGTGAAAGCCAATACGAATGGCCAAATTTTAAAAGTATACAGAGAGAGTGCTGGTCCCGTTGCCATGGAGGAAAGAATCTTAGAGTATGGCGATCTTTCCAAACTAGAAATCATAGCCTATATCTTAACGGAAGACATGCCAGAACTGACATTAGGTGATCCTGTGAATCTGTCTGGATTTGGCGAACAAATCTTAAAAGGGAAAATCGCAAACATTGAACCCGCAGCCATTACGAAGGTTTCTTCTCTTGGAGTGGAAGAACAAAGAGTTCCTATATCAATCGCATTTGATCCTCCGAGTGGAATGGGTGATGGTTATGAATTAGAATGTAAGATCATTCTCTTCGAAAAACCAAACTCCATTCTCATACCAAGTTCAGCACTCTTCCGCCAAGATGACAAATGGGCGGTGTATACTGTTGAGAAGAAAAAAGCAAAATTACGATTTGTAAACGTAGAAAACCAAAGTGAAGGGATTAGTCTCATCAACGATGGTTTGAAGGAAGGAGAATCCATCATTTTGTATCCAGGTGATGGAATCTCTGATGGCACAAAAGTTGTCGCGGAGTAA
- a CDS encoding ABC transporter permease, with protein sequence MIGSTLNLKLLRDLKTISLQGLTVGLVIAAGLSYFSASWSSYFSLLQAKEQFYSKQSLCDGFVYLNRAPNFLERKIADLPGITNFETRISKEIVLDFPSEVYPSAAQLLSLTDHINTIYLTKGSLPKQNQEVVISESFAKANDLEPGAELSTIIGGKRVLLTVTGIGLSPEFVYVFRPGNPLPDDKHYGIFWMKREAIEANFNFESSFNQVIFQLTKDPLDRKRTLHDLDLILDEYGGLGAKERKFLPSESFLNDEFRQLRTTAVFLPGIFLAIAAFLLHIISNRLITKEREQIATLRALGYTALQIVFHYLKLISFITAISSMLGIFIGYILGNAMTNLYGEFYKFPHLIPVFPPLLMFFSFFFGIFIGGIGTLFSLYSIIKLDPAQAMRPAPPGKYSIAFWESWITNMQTIQRMVLRNLFKRPMRTLLTILGLSTSIMIMIIGNFIQDTVGSLLDLQFNTIQRESLTLTFRNPIHESVLFELKEMDGVFLAEGQRSIPIKMTKDRKSKDIVLTGLPDHSELRKILGQDLKPLQIPISGIMVNQDLAKRMDIHMGETIQIETLDGEKKKFSVQVTSFANEILGQGVFINKENLNRILEEGNLINTALLKTDPKKDIELIKEFKDDPLVIGLFSKTAILKGFQEVMQRSLQSTSVIILIFTVIISIGVIYNTAMITLSERIYELGSLRILGFTLKEVFAIIAWELSWQILCAIPIGCFFGYQVANLILNSNETEGFKIPATIYPSTYYYSILLALITAGISYLIVFRKLKTMDLLSVLKVRE encoded by the coding sequence GTGATTGGCTCCACTCTCAATTTAAAACTGTTACGAGATCTAAAAACGATCTCTTTACAAGGTTTAACTGTTGGACTTGTCATCGCAGCAGGTCTCAGTTATTTCTCCGCATCGTGGTCATCCTATTTTTCTTTATTACAAGCCAAGGAACAATTTTACAGCAAACAAAGTTTATGTGATGGGTTTGTGTATTTGAATCGTGCTCCCAATTTTTTAGAACGAAAAATTGCAGACCTTCCTGGGATTACCAATTTCGAAACAAGGATTTCAAAAGAAATCGTTTTGGATTTCCCAAGCGAAGTGTATCCTTCTGCGGCTCAACTTTTATCCTTAACCGATCACATCAATACCATCTATTTAACCAAAGGATCATTACCAAAACAAAACCAAGAAGTGGTGATCAGCGAAAGTTTTGCCAAAGCAAATGATTTAGAACCTGGAGCAGAACTCTCTACGATCATTGGAGGGAAACGTGTCCTACTTACGGTCACAGGGATTGGACTCTCTCCAGAATTTGTCTATGTCTTTCGCCCAGGAAACCCTCTCCCTGATGACAAACACTATGGAATCTTCTGGATGAAACGAGAGGCTATCGAAGCCAATTTTAATTTTGAATCCTCCTTCAATCAGGTGATTTTCCAACTCACAAAAGATCCCTTAGATCGAAAGAGAACACTACACGACTTAGATTTAATCCTGGATGAATACGGTGGCCTTGGTGCCAAAGAACGAAAGTTTTTACCTTCCGAATCCTTTTTAAACGATGAATTTAGACAACTGCGGACAACAGCAGTTTTCCTTCCTGGGATCTTCCTTGCCATCGCGGCCTTTTTATTACACATCATCTCCAATCGTCTCATCACAAAAGAAAGAGAACAAATTGCAACCTTACGCGCATTAGGATACACTGCCTTACAAATTGTTTTCCATTATCTAAAACTCATTTCCTTTATCACTGCAATTAGCAGTATGCTCGGAATTTTCATTGGGTACATTCTTGGAAATGCGATGACAAACCTATATGGAGAATTTTATAAATTCCCCCATTTGATTCCTGTATTCCCACCTCTTTTGATGTTCTTTAGTTTTTTCTTTGGAATCTTCATTGGCGGGATCGGCACTCTTTTTTCCTTATACAGCATCATCAAACTAGACCCAGCACAAGCCATGCGCCCTGCTCCCCCCGGGAAATATTCCATCGCATTTTGGGAATCATGGATCACCAATATGCAAACCATCCAAAGGATGGTACTCCGAAACTTATTCAAAAGGCCCATGCGAACACTCTTAACGATTCTTGGATTATCCACATCCATTATGATCATGATCATTGGAAACTTCATCCAAGATACAGTTGGATCTCTTTTGGATTTGCAGTTTAATACTATCCAACGTGAGTCATTGACATTAACATTTCGTAATCCCATCCATGAGTCTGTTTTATTCGAACTGAAAGAGATGGATGGAGTTTTCCTTGCGGAAGGGCAAAGGTCCATTCCGATTAAGATGACAAAGGACAGGAAGAGTAAAGACATAGTCCTCACAGGCCTTCCCGATCATTCCGAATTAAGAAAAATTCTCGGACAAGATTTAAAACCCTTACAAATTCCAATTTCTGGAATCATGGTAAACCAAGACTTAGCAAAACGGATGGACATCCATATGGGTGAAACAATTCAAATCGAAACTCTTGATGGAGAAAAAAAGAAATTTTCTGTCCAAGTCACATCCTTTGCCAATGAAATTTTGGGACAAGGTGTATTCATAAACAAAGAGAATTTGAATCGAATCTTAGAAGAAGGAAATCTCATCAATACTGCTTTGTTAAAAACAGATCCAAAGAAAGACATTGAGTTAATCAAAGAATTTAAAGATGATCCACTCGTCATTGGTCTTTTTTCCAAAACAGCCATCCTCAAGGGGTTCCAAGAAGTGATGCAGAGATCCTTACAATCTACCTCTGTCATCATCCTCATTTTTACTGTCATCATCTCGATAGGAGTGATCTACAATACGGCAATGATCACTCTCTCCGAAAGGATTTATGAATTAGGAAGTTTGCGGATCTTAGGATTCACGTTAAAAGAGGTATTTGCCATCATTGCTTGGGAATTATCATGGCAAATTCTATGTGCCATTCCCATCGGGTGTTTCTTTGGATACCAAGTGGCAAATTTAATCTTAAATAGTAATGAAACAGAAGGATTCAAAATTCCCGCCACGATTTACCCTTCCACATATTATTATTCAATCCTACTTGCTTTAATCACAGCGGGGATTAGCTATTTGATTGTATTTAGGAAATTAAAAACCATGGATTTATTAAGTGTTTTAAAGGTAAGGGAATAA
- a CDS encoding ABC transporter ATP-binding protein — MKQPSPLLQTKNLGKTYQVGEVPLVALHSVNVDFFEGELVVMLGASGSGKSTLLNILGGLDTATTGEVLFHGNTLALESDEGLTLYRRNHVGFVFQFYNLIPSLTAEENVRLVTDLSKNSMSPLEALTLVKLSERKDHFPAQLSGGEQQRVAIARAIAKRPELLLCDEPTGALDFKTGRIVLEAITGINKDLGTTTVVITHNESIAQIADRIILVKDGTIVSDAKNKHKKSVSEVSW; from the coding sequence ATGAAACAGCCTTCACCACTTCTCCAAACCAAAAACCTCGGAAAAACATACCAAGTTGGCGAAGTGCCTCTCGTTGCTCTTCATTCGGTCAATGTCGATTTTTTTGAAGGGGAACTGGTTGTCATGTTAGGAGCCTCAGGGTCTGGCAAATCTACCCTTCTCAATATTTTAGGTGGTTTGGATACCGCAACCACTGGAGAAGTGCTTTTCCATGGAAACACATTAGCACTCGAGTCAGATGAAGGCCTAACCCTCTACCGAAGGAACCATGTGGGTTTTGTCTTTCAGTTCTATAATTTAATCCCAAGTTTGACTGCAGAAGAAAACGTAAGACTTGTAACCGATCTATCAAAAAATTCCATGTCACCATTGGAAGCTCTCACACTTGTGAAATTAAGTGAAAGAAAAGATCACTTCCCAGCACAACTTTCCGGTGGCGAACAACAACGGGTTGCCATCGCACGAGCCATTGCCAAAAGACCAGAACTCTTGTTATGTGATGAACCAACGGGAGCATTGGATTTTAAAACAGGAAGGATTGTCTTAGAAGCAATCACTGGGATCAACAAAGACCTAGGAACCACAACCGTTGTGATCACCCATAATGAATCCATCGCTCAAATTGCGGACCGCATCATACTCGTCAAAGATGGAACCATTGTTTCTGACGCGAAGAACAAACACAAAAAATCAGTCTCTGAGGTGAGTTGGTGA
- a CDS encoding DUF167 domain-containing protein codes for MKISVKVKANQKTQSLEFQSETECIAKLKSLPIKGKANQELVGLLAKHFGVTKKDIEIISGHVSNIKIVEISNLD; via the coding sequence ATGAAAATTTCAGTGAAAGTGAAAGCAAACCAAAAGACGCAAAGCCTGGAATTTCAATCCGAGACGGAATGCATAGCAAAGTTAAAATCATTGCCGATCAAAGGCAAAGCCAATCAAGAATTAGTTGGTCTTCTAGCGAAACATTTCGGAGTCACAAAAAAGGATATTGAAATCATTTCCGGCCATGTTTCCAACATAAAAATCGTAGAAATCTCTAATTTGGATTGA